CAGATACAGGTATCTCATTTGTTGTTGGTGAAACGGACGATCCGAAGAAACAATTAGTTGTAGATGTAGCTGCTATGGCTTTTGAAGAAGCTATGAAAAAAGTTAAGCCTGGCGCTAAATTATCTCAAATCGGTAGAGCAGTTAATGCTACAGCACGTAAAAATGGATTAAAAGTTATCAAAAACTTAACTGGACATGGTGTAGGTCTATCATTACATGATTCACCACAGCACGTTATGAACTATTATGATCCATTAGAGAAACAACTACTTAAAGAAGGTATGGTCTTAGCTGTTGAACCATTTATCTCTTCTAATGCAACAATTGTAAGTGATGGTAAAAATGATTGGGCATTTGAAACGAAAGATAAAAGTTATGTTGCTCAAATTGAGCACACGATTGTTGTAACAAATGAAGGCCCATTATTATTAACTAAATTAGAAGATTAATACAAAGCTCAAGCATATCTTTCATATGGCTTGAGCTTTTTCTAAGACTAAGGACCTATTGTTAATTCGTCCCTAGGTCCATTTCGAGATTATGAATAACATTTTATAATAGAGTTTAATCTGACAGAAGTAGGTGATTCTATGTTTAATGTTGTTTCTAATCAATTAAAACAACTTATACTTGTTTCTTATTATGAAAGTTTAGATGCTTGTGCCAAGCATTTAGATGTTAAAATAAAA
This portion of the Mammaliicoccus vitulinus genome encodes:
- the map gene encoding type I methionyl aminopeptidase, which encodes MIIQNNKELEGLKEIGKICAIIRDELKNATKPGITTKELDDIAKERFEELEAESAPIAEYDFPGYTCISVNEEVAHGIPGKRVIKEGDLVNIDVSARKNGYYADTGISFVVGETDDPKKQLVVDVAAMAFEEAMKKVKPGAKLSQIGRAVNATARKNGLKVIKNLTGHGVGLSLHDSPQHVMNYYDPLEKQLLKEGMVLAVEPFISSNATIVSDGKNDWAFETKDKSYVAQIEHTIVVTNEGPLLLTKLED